The Panicum virgatum strain AP13 chromosome 5K, P.virgatum_v5, whole genome shotgun sequence genome has a window encoding:
- the LOC120707476 gene encoding protein SGT1 homolog yields MAASDLGSKAKEAFVDDDFELATELYTQAIDAGPATADLYADRAQAHIKLGNYTEAVADANKAIELDPTMHKAYYRKGAACIKLEEYQTAKAALELGLSYANGDSRFTRLLKECEERIAEEASQAPVKNVEAPATATVEDNADIANMENAQPVVEPPSKPKYRHDFYNSATDVVLTIFAKGVPADSVVVDFGEQMLSVSIEVPGEEPYHFQPRLFAKIIPEKSKYQVLSTKVEIRLAKAEQLTWTTLDYSGRPKALPQKISTPAETAPRPSYPSSKSKKDWDKLEAEVKKMEKEEKLDGDAALNKFFRDIYKDADEDMRRAMMKSFVESNGTVLSTNWKDVGSKKVEGSPPDGMELKKWEY; encoded by the exons ATGGCCGCGTCGGATCTGGGGAGCAAGGCCAAGGAGGCCTTCGTCGACGACGACTTCGAGCTCGCCACCGAGCTCTACACCCAGGCCATCGACGCCGGGCCCGCCACCGCCGACCTCTACGCCGACCGCGCCCAGGCGCACATCAAGCTCGGCAACTACACTG AGGCTGTGGCAGATGCTAACAAAGCAATTGAACTTGATCCTACAATGCATAAAGCCTACTATCGGAAAGG TGCTGCATGCATCAAACTTGAAGAATACCAAACTGCAAAGGCTGCTCTGGAATTGGGTTTGTCCTATGCAAATGGCGACTCAAGGTTTACTCGTCTGTTGAAGGAATGTGAAGAACGCATTGCTG AGGAGGCTAGCCAAGCACCAGTAAAGAATGTTGAGGCACCTGCCACTGCTACTGTTGAGGACAATGCGGATATTGCGAATATGGAGAATGCACAGCCAGTGGTCGAACCTCCAAGCAAGCCTAAATACAG GCATGACTTCTACAACAGTGCTACAGACGTGGTTCTGACAATATTTGCTAAAGGTGTTCCTGCTGATAGTGTGGTTGTTGATTTTGGCGAACAGATG CTAAGTGTATCCATTGAAGTCCCTGGTGAAGAACCATACCATTTTCAGCCCCGTCTGTTTGCTAAG ATTATCCCAGAGAAGAGCAAGTATCAGGTCTTATCCACCAAAGTTGAAATACGCCTTGCAAAAGCTGAACAGTTGACTTGGACAACCCTGGACTATAGTGGCAGACCAAAGGCCCTTCCCCAGAAGATAAGCACACCAG CTGAAACTGCTCCAAGACCGTCCTACCCATCTTCGAAGTCTAAAAAAGACTGGGATAAATTGGAAGCTGAAGTCAAAAAGATG gagaaagaagaaaaactTGATGGTGATGCTGCGTTGAACAAGTTCTTCCGCGACATCTACAAGGATGCTGATGAAGATATGCGGAGGGCCATGATGAAGTCATTT GTTGAATCGAATGGCACGGTTCTCTCGACAAACTGGAAAGATGTTGGATCAAAGAAGGTGGAAGGcagccctcctgatggaatGGAGCTCAAGAAGTGGGAGTACTAG
- the LOC120710675 gene encoding late embryogenesis abundant protein Lea14-A-like, translating into MSAAEEDEQQRSAAAGGEEERRERGGGLVSGLVDKAKGFVAEKVAQIPKPEASLERVAFKSVSRQGIELQSHADVNNPYSYRIPICEVTYTFKSAGKVIASGTMPDPGWIAASGSTKLELPVKVPYDFIVSLMKDLGGDWDIDYVLEVGLTIDLPVVGTFTIPLTTEGEMKLPTFRDLF; encoded by the exons ATGAgcgccgcggaggaggacgagcagCAGCGatccgccgcggcgggcggggaggaggagcggcgggagcggggcggcggcctggtgtCGGGGCTGGTGGACAAGGCCAAGGGGTTCGTGGCGGAGAAGGTGGCGCAGATCCCCAAACCCGAGGCGTCGCTGGAGCGCGTCGCCTTCAAGAGCGTCAGCCGGCAGGGCATCGAGCTGCAGAGCCACGCCGACGTCAACAACCCCTACTCGTACCGCATCCCCATCTGCGAGGTCACCTACACCTTCAAGAGCGCCGGCAA GGTGATCGCGTCGGGCACGATGCCGGACCCCGGGTGGATCGCGGCGAGCGGCAGCACCAAGCTGGAGCTGCCGGTGAAGGTGCCCTACGACTTCATCGTCTCGCTGATGAAGGACCTGGGCGGGGACTGGGACATCGACTACGTGCTCGAGGTGGGGCTCACCATCGACCTCCCGGTCGTCGGCACCTTCACCATCCCGCTCACCACCGAGGGCGAGATGAAGCTCCCCACCTTCCGGGACCTCTTCTAA